From one Streptomyces chromofuscus genomic stretch:
- a CDS encoding AEC family transporter has product MQGVLSGFAVIAVVIGAGYLLGVRGHLGDQGREVLTRLAFHVASPALLFTTLAGADLSVIFSSRLLVTALSTAAVAGVFVAVGVARRWGVGRTTIGALCSSYVNSGNLGIPIAVYVLGDASLVAPVLLFQLVGVTPVALTILDLSTGGGATRPLWQRLLTPLRNPIALGSLAGVAVSGTGLHVPGPVMDPLTLIGNMSVPAVLLAFGISLRGSTLPLRGGERGPVLLAVALKAVAQPVLAWVLAAGVFGLRGASLLDVVVTSALPAAQNLFTYASSYRVGEALAREAILLSTVLSVPVLVVVAARLG; this is encoded by the coding sequence GTGCAGGGGGTGTTGAGCGGTTTCGCGGTGATCGCGGTCGTCATCGGGGCCGGTTACCTGCTCGGTGTGCGCGGTCACCTCGGCGACCAGGGCCGTGAGGTCCTGACCAGGCTCGCCTTCCACGTGGCCTCACCGGCCCTGCTGTTCACCACCCTCGCGGGCGCCGATCTCTCGGTGATCTTCTCCAGCCGGCTCCTGGTCACGGCGCTGAGCACGGCGGCCGTGGCGGGCGTGTTCGTGGCCGTGGGTGTCGCCCGCCGCTGGGGCGTGGGCCGTACGACGATCGGCGCCCTGTGCTCCAGCTACGTCAACTCCGGCAACCTCGGCATCCCGATCGCCGTGTACGTGCTGGGGGACGCGTCGCTGGTGGCGCCGGTGCTGCTGTTCCAGCTCGTCGGGGTCACGCCGGTCGCGCTGACGATCCTGGACCTGTCGACCGGCGGTGGGGCGACGCGGCCGCTGTGGCAGCGTCTGCTCACTCCGCTGCGCAATCCGATCGCCCTGGGTTCGCTGGCGGGGGTCGCGGTGTCGGGGACGGGTCTGCACGTCCCCGGTCCGGTCATGGACCCGCTGACGCTGATCGGGAACATGTCCGTACCGGCCGTCCTGCTCGCCTTCGGCATCTCCCTGCGCGGCAGCACGTTGCCGCTGCGCGGCGGGGAGCGGGGGCCGGTGCTGCTCGCGGTGGCGCTGAAGGCGGTCGCCCAGCCGGTGCTCGCCTGGGTACTGGCGGCGGGTGTCTTCGGCCTTCGGGGGGCGTCGCTGCTCGACGTGGTGGTGACGTCCGCGCTGCCCGCCGCGCAGAACCTGTTCACCTACGCGAGCAGCTACCGGGTGGGCGAGGCGCTGGCGCGCGAGGCGATTTTGCTGTCGACGGTGCTGTCAGTGCCGGTTCTGGTGGTGGTGGCGGCGCGGCTCGGCTGA
- a CDS encoding ABC transporter permease has translation MTTATDVNQPTLQPAAPTGRRLSWPVLLLVIAGALALTSLVRIITGADGITNVSQMSTALQLAVPIGLAGLGGLWAERAGVVNIGLEGMMILGTWFGAWAGFQWGPWTGVLVGIIGGCLGGLLHAFVTVTFNVNHIVSGVAINILALGATRYLAPLAFEGHAGGSAKQSPAVESLGNFTVPGLSDGLKELNDQGWFLISDIAGLLGGLVTNVSWLTLIAIALVPATWWILWRTAFGLRLRSCGENPVAAESLGVNVYKYKYLAVVISGGLAGLGGVFLSIVANPFYLEGQVSGRGYIGLAAMIFGNWMPGGLAVGAGLFGYTDSLNLRGGSENVHALLLLGALLLVIGAVWLVIRKKYVNALITLVVGALVFAWYATTDEVPNQVVSATPYVITLVVLALSAQRLRMPKADGLPYRKGQGK, from the coding sequence ATGACCACCGCGACCGACGTCAACCAGCCCACGCTGCAGCCCGCGGCGCCGACCGGCCGCCGCCTGTCGTGGCCCGTCCTGCTGCTGGTCATCGCCGGAGCGCTGGCGCTGACCTCGCTGGTCCGCATCATCACCGGCGCCGACGGCATCACCAACGTCAGCCAGATGTCCACCGCCCTCCAGCTCGCCGTGCCGATCGGCCTCGCCGGTCTCGGCGGCCTGTGGGCCGAGCGCGCGGGCGTGGTCAACATCGGCCTCGAGGGCATGATGATCCTCGGCACCTGGTTCGGCGCCTGGGCCGGCTTCCAGTGGGGCCCGTGGACCGGTGTCCTGGTCGGCATCATCGGTGGCTGCCTCGGCGGCCTGCTGCACGCCTTCGTGACCGTCACCTTCAACGTCAACCACATCGTCTCCGGTGTGGCCATCAACATCCTCGCCCTCGGCGCCACCCGCTACCTGGCCCCCCTCGCCTTCGAGGGGCACGCGGGCGGCTCCGCCAAGCAGTCCCCGGCGGTGGAGTCCCTCGGCAACTTCACGGTGCCGGGTCTCTCCGACGGCCTCAAGGAGCTCAACGACCAGGGCTGGTTCCTGATCTCCGACATAGCGGGCCTGCTCGGCGGCCTGGTCACCAACGTCTCCTGGCTGACCCTGATCGCCATCGCCCTGGTCCCCGCCACCTGGTGGATCCTGTGGCGCACCGCGTTCGGCCTGCGCCTGCGCTCCTGCGGCGAGAACCCGGTCGCGGCCGAGTCGCTCGGCGTCAACGTGTACAAGTACAAGTATCTGGCGGTCGTCATCTCCGGCGGCCTGGCCGGCCTCGGCGGTGTCTTCCTCTCCATCGTCGCCAACCCCTTCTACCTCGAGGGCCAGGTCAGCGGCCGCGGTTACATCGGCCTCGCCGCGATGATCTTCGGTAACTGGATGCCGGGCGGACTCGCCGTCGGCGCCGGTCTGTTCGGCTACACCGACAGCCTCAACCTGCGCGGCGGCTCCGAGAACGTCCACGCCCTGCTGCTGCTCGGCGCGCTGCTGCTGGTCATCGGCGCCGTCTGGCTGGTGATCCGCAAGAAGTACGTCAACGCCCTGATCACCCTGGTCGTCGGCGCCCTGGTCTTCGCCTGGTACGCCACCACCGACGAGGTCCCCAACCAGGTCGTCTCCGCCACGCCGTACGTCATCACCCTCGTCGTCCTGGCCCTCTCCGCCCAGCGGCTGCGGATGCCGAAGGCGGACGGTCTGCCGTACCGGAAGGGACAAGGCAAGTGA
- a CDS encoding ABC transporter permease, which yields MKKFDKERVLLAVAGPVIALAVAFVLSAIVLIASGKNPVEPFALMFEQLGFSDIQVLIINQASLYYIAALAVAIGFRMNLFNIGVDGQYQLAAMMAAIVGAHMNLPAAIQIPLLLLTALFTGAFWAGIAGVLKVTRGVSEVVATIMLNAIATSVIGYLWLPTVFGVKVGNNNTTGEMHSSGWVPGIDMGPAGEIYGLVVLAVLLGIGYWVVLNRTRFGFDLRASGASESAAAASGVDPKRMTLTAMLISGAIAGLAGLPILLGDTHTYSLNFPTGIGFLGIGIALLGRNSPVGIAFAALLWAWLDKASPELDFHGYDKEIAVIMQGLIVLSVVVSYEAVREWGLRRQQRRVGAELAAGHVLGAHNTKEVAGR from the coding sequence ATGAAGAAGTTCGACAAGGAGCGCGTGCTCCTCGCGGTGGCCGGCCCGGTCATCGCGCTCGCCGTGGCCTTCGTGCTGAGCGCGATCGTGCTGATCGCCTCCGGCAAGAACCCGGTCGAGCCGTTCGCCCTGATGTTTGAGCAGCTCGGTTTCTCCGACATCCAGGTCCTGATCATCAACCAGGCCTCGCTGTACTACATCGCCGCGCTGGCGGTGGCCATCGGCTTCCGGATGAACCTGTTCAACATCGGTGTCGACGGCCAGTACCAGCTCGCCGCCATGATGGCCGCCATCGTCGGCGCCCACATGAACCTGCCGGCCGCGATCCAGATCCCGCTGCTGCTCCTCACCGCCCTGTTCACCGGCGCCTTCTGGGCCGGCATCGCCGGTGTCCTGAAGGTCACCCGGGGCGTCAGCGAGGTCGTGGCGACGATCATGCTCAACGCGATCGCCACCTCCGTCATCGGCTACCTGTGGCTGCCGACCGTCTTCGGCGTCAAGGTCGGCAACAACAACACCACCGGCGAGATGCACTCCTCCGGCTGGGTGCCCGGCATCGACATGGGCCCGGCCGGCGAGATCTACGGCCTGGTCGTCCTCGCCGTGCTCCTCGGCATCGGCTACTGGGTCGTCCTCAACCGCACCCGCTTCGGCTTCGACCTGCGCGCCTCCGGCGCCTCCGAGAGCGCCGCCGCGGCCTCCGGCGTGGACCCCAAGCGGATGACGCTGACCGCCATGCTGATCTCCGGCGCCATCGCCGGTCTCGCGGGCCTGCCGATCCTGCTCGGCGACACCCACACCTACAGCCTCAACTTCCCCACCGGCATCGGCTTCCTGGGCATCGGCATCGCCCTGCTCGGCCGGAACAGCCCGGTCGGCATCGCGTTCGCCGCCCTGCTGTGGGCCTGGCTCGACAAGGCGTCGCCCGAGCTGGACTTCCACGGCTACGACAAGGAGATCGCGGTCATCATGCAGGGCCTGATCGTGCTGTCGGTCGTCGTCTCCTACGAGGCCGTCCGCGAATGGGGTCTGCGCCGCCAGCAGCGCCGGGTCGGCGCCGAACTCGCCGCCGGTCACGTGCTCGGCGCCCACAACACGAAGGAGGTGGCTGGCCGATGA
- a CDS encoding group II intron reverse transcriptase: MGIPVIRDRVRQARVKNALEPEWEARFEQRSYGFRPGRGCHDAIGAIFNIAGQRRARRLWVLDADLTAAFDRISHDHLMGLIGTFPAREAIRGWLKAGVMDCGRFSPTDEGTLQGGVISPLLLNVALHGMETAAGHITEGRSNKSRRDAPVLVRYADDFAVFCHSEDEARRVKEQLARWMIPRGVAFNEEKTSVLHLEEGFDFLGFNIRRYSGTLLIKPSKAAVKRVRERLRSEVIGLRGANAGAVVRRLNPIIKGWATYYRTVVSKETFKSLDFYVWTLTQKWVKHSHPNKPKSWRLAKHYGVFNSTRKDQWVFGDRDTGTYLYKFNWTRIVRHVIVKEGNSPDDPSLAEYWANRRRKRMPGTADRWTITLASRQKGICALCEQPLIPDAEYTPDNPREWAAWFSASMKPLHKHHFIYRRDGGSDERTNLRLVHADCHREHHAGDHRRAKQDDRPA; the protein is encoded by the coding sequence TTGGGTATTCCAGTGATCCGTGACCGGGTCCGTCAGGCTCGCGTCAAGAACGCACTGGAACCCGAGTGGGAAGCCCGGTTCGAGCAGCGAAGCTACGGTTTCCGCCCTGGCCGGGGCTGTCATGACGCGATCGGTGCCATCTTCAATATCGCGGGCCAGAGACGGGCCAGGCGGTTATGGGTGCTCGATGCTGATCTGACAGCGGCGTTCGACCGTATTTCGCACGACCACCTGATGGGCCTCATCGGTACCTTCCCGGCGCGGGAAGCGATCCGGGGGTGGCTCAAGGCAGGGGTGATGGATTGTGGACGATTCTCGCCCACCGATGAGGGGACTCTTCAGGGTGGTGTGATCAGCCCGTTGCTGCTCAACGTGGCCTTGCACGGCATGGAGACAGCGGCCGGGCATATCACGGAGGGACGCTCCAACAAGTCCCGAAGGGATGCTCCGGTCCTGGTTCGGTACGCGGATGACTTCGCTGTGTTCTGTCACAGCGAAGACGAAGCCCGCCGGGTCAAGGAGCAGCTGGCTCGCTGGATGATCCCGCGCGGGGTCGCCTTCAACGAGGAGAAGACATCCGTCCTCCACCTTGAAGAAGGCTTCGACTTCCTCGGGTTCAACATCCGGCGATACAGCGGGACTCTGCTGATCAAGCCGAGCAAGGCGGCTGTGAAGAGGGTCCGGGAACGGCTCCGCAGTGAAGTGATCGGCCTGCGAGGGGCGAACGCTGGAGCTGTGGTGAGGAGGCTCAACCCGATCATCAAGGGGTGGGCCACCTACTACCGGACGGTGGTGTCCAAGGAGACCTTCAAGTCCCTGGACTTCTACGTGTGGACGCTCACGCAGAAGTGGGTCAAGCACTCCCACCCGAACAAGCCGAAGAGCTGGCGACTGGCCAAGCACTACGGCGTCTTCAACTCGACCCGGAAGGACCAGTGGGTCTTCGGTGACCGGGACACCGGCACCTACCTCTACAAGTTCAACTGGACCAGGATCGTCCGGCACGTGATCGTCAAGGAAGGCAACTCACCTGACGATCCATCACTGGCCGAGTACTGGGCGAACCGCCGACGCAAAAGGATGCCCGGGACCGCCGACAGGTGGACCATCACCCTCGCATCCCGTCAGAAGGGGATCTGCGCGCTGTGTGAACAGCCCCTGATCCCCGATGCCGAGTACACACCGGACAACCCGCGCGAGTGGGCCGCCTGGTTCTCGGCATCGATGAAGCCGCTGCACAAGCACCACTTCATCTACCGGCGCGACGGCGGCTCGGACGAGCGGACGAATCTTCGCCTCGTACACGCCGACTGCCATCGCGAGCACCATGCCGGCGACCACAGAAGGGCCAAGCAAGATGACCGACCCGCGTGA
- a CDS encoding IS3 family transposase (programmed frameshift) — translation MPAPRKYPDELRERAVREVRTTGRPIAHVAKDLGIHKEALRGWVRQAEADSGERDDRLTSVEREELKQLRKEVAELRRANEILKAASAPFCPGARPSPDEADQVIDSLKDSGFGVGPVCRVLGWSESAYYARKKRPKSARRLRDEQLMPLIEQVHAESGGTYGARRITRALRRKGVDVARCTAERLMRELGLEGVIRGQRRRTTVPEPSAPRPPDLVDRDFTASRPDQLWVADMTYVRTWSGWAYVAFVLDVYSRMIVGWQVANHMRTELPLDALEMALWRRRIKKDSGLIHHSDRGSQYVSIRYTDRLADIGASASVGSVADSYDNAMAEALNGTFKAELIEMQGPWKDVDQVERAIFQWVTWYNEERLHSALDYVPPAEYEQAFWRSQEQAPQSA, via the exons GTGCCAGCACCACGTAAATACCCGGACGAGCTCCGTGAGCGGGCCGTCCGAGAGGTCCGCACGACGGGCCGTCCGATTGCGCACGTCGCCAAGGACCTGGGCATCCACAAGGAAGCCCTGCGCGGCTGGGTCCGCCAAGCCGAGGCGGACAGCGGCGAGCGCGACGACCGGCTGACCAGCGTCGAGCGTGAGGAGCTGAAACAACTCCGCAAAGAAGTAGCGGAGTTGAGGCGGGCGAACGAGATCCTCAAAGCGGCGAGTGCGC CTTTTTGCCCAGGAGCTCGACCGTCCCCGGACGAGGCCGACCAGGTGATCGACAGCCTGAAGGACAGCGGCTTCGGGGTCGGGCCCGTATGCCGGGTGCTCGGCTGGTCCGAGTCGGCCTACTACGCCCGCAAGAAGCGGCCGAAATCGGCCCGCCGACTGCGGGACGAGCAGCTCATGCCCCTGATCGAGCAGGTCCACGCCGAGTCGGGCGGCACCTATGGCGCCCGCCGGATCACCCGCGCGCTCAGGCGTAAGGGCGTCGACGTGGCCCGCTGCACCGCCGAACGGCTGATGCGCGAGCTGGGCCTGGAGGGCGTCATCCGTGGTCAACGCCGCAGGACCACCGTGCCGGAGCCGTCGGCGCCCCGCCCGCCGGACCTGGTCGACCGCGATTTCACCGCATCCCGCCCCGACCAGCTGTGGGTGGCGGACATGACGTATGTGCGCACCTGGTCCGGGTGGGCATACGTGGCGTTCGTCCTGGACGTGTACTCGCGGATGATCGTCGGCTGGCAGGTCGCGAACCACATGCGGACCGAACTCCCCTTGGACGCACTGGAGATGGCGTTGTGGAGACGGAGGATCAAGAAGGACTCCGGCCTCATTCATCACAGCGACCGCGGGTCGCAATACGTATCGATTCGGTACACCGACCGGCTCGCCGACATCGGCGCCTCCGCGTCGGTCGGCTCCGTCGCGGACAGCTATGACAACGCGATGGCCGAGGCCCTGAACGGCACCTTCAAGGCCGAGCTCATCGAGATGCAGGGCCCCTGGAAGGACGTCGACCAAGTCGAGCGGGCGATCTTCCAGTGGGTCACGTGGTACAACGAAGAACGCCTCCACTCCGCCCTCGACTACGTACCGCCGGCCGAGTACGAGCAAGCCTTCTGGCGAAGCCAGGAGCAGGCCCCGCAGTCCGCCTGA
- a CDS encoding thymidine phosphorylase: MDAISVIRTKRDRGELSDEQIDWVVDAYTRGEVADEQMSALAMAILLNGMNRREIARWTAAMIASGERMDFSSLSRPTADKHSTGGVGDKITLPLAPLVAACGAAVPQLSGRGLGHTGGTLDKLESIPGWRALLSNEEMLNVLDTTGAVICAAGDGLAPADKKLYALRDVTGTVEAIPLIASSIMSKKIAEGTGALVLDVKVGTGAFMKTIEDARELASTMVGLGTDHGVRTVALLTDMSTPLGLTAGNALEVRESVEVLAGGGPADVVELTLALAREMLDAAGVRDADPAKALADGSAMDVWRRMIAAQGGDPDAPLPTSREQHVITAPSSGVLTRLDAYDIGVAAWRLGAGRARKEDPVQAAAGVELHAKPGDTVTEGRPLLTLHTDTPERFEYALEAVEGSYGIAAPGTAFTPSPVVLERIA; the protein is encoded by the coding sequence ATGGACGCCATCTCCGTCATCCGCACCAAGCGGGACCGCGGTGAGCTCAGCGACGAGCAGATCGACTGGGTCGTCGACGCGTACACGCGCGGCGAGGTGGCCGACGAGCAGATGTCGGCGCTCGCGATGGCCATCCTGCTCAACGGCATGAACCGCCGTGAGATCGCCCGCTGGACCGCGGCGATGATCGCCTCCGGCGAGCGCATGGACTTCTCGTCCCTGTCCCGCCCCACGGCGGACAAGCACTCCACGGGCGGCGTCGGCGACAAGATCACCCTGCCGCTGGCGCCCCTGGTCGCCGCCTGCGGCGCGGCGGTTCCCCAGCTGTCCGGCCGCGGCCTCGGCCACACCGGCGGCACGCTCGACAAGCTGGAGTCGATCCCGGGCTGGCGCGCGCTGCTGTCGAACGAGGAGATGCTCAACGTCCTGGACACGACCGGCGCGGTGATCTGCGCGGCGGGCGACGGCCTGGCACCGGCGGACAAGAAGCTGTACGCGCTGCGGGACGTCACGGGCACGGTCGAGGCGATTCCGCTGATCGCCTCCTCCATCATGTCCAAGAAGATCGCGGAGGGCACCGGCGCGCTGGTCCTGGACGTGAAGGTGGGCACGGGCGCCTTCATGAAGACGATCGAGGACGCGCGGGAACTGGCGTCGACCATGGTGGGCCTCGGCACGGACCACGGCGTCAGGACGGTGGCCCTGCTGACGGACATGTCGACGCCGCTGGGCCTGACCGCGGGCAACGCGCTGGAGGTCCGCGAGTCGGTGGAGGTCCTGGCGGGCGGCGGCCCCGCGGACGTGGTGGAGCTGACCCTCGCCCTGGCCCGCGAGATGCTGGACGCGGCGGGCGTGCGCGACGCCGACCCGGCGAAGGCGCTGGCCGACGGCTCGGCGATGGACGTCTGGCGCCGGATGATCGCGGCCCAGGGCGGCGACCCGGACGCCCCGCTGCCCACGTCGCGGGAGCAGCACGTGATCACGGCCCCGTCCTCCGGTGTCCTGACCCGTCTCGACGCCTACGACATCGGCGTCGCCGCCTGGCGTCTGGGCGCCGGACGCGCCCGCAAGGAGGACCCGGTGCAGGCCGCCGCGGGCGTCGAGCTGCACGCGAAGCCCGGCGACACGGTGACCGAGGGCCGGCCCCTGCTGACCCTGCACACCGACACGCCGGAGCGCTTCGAGTACGCCCTGGAGGCGGTGGAGGGTTCGTACGGCATCGCGGCCCCCGGCACGGCCTTCACGCCGTCCCCCGTGGTGCTGGAACGTATCGCCTGA
- a CDS encoding cytidine deaminase: MSHAYAPYSGYPVGVAALVDDGRTISGCNVENASYGLSLCAECGLVSELQRSGGGRLTHFTCVDGRGALLVPCGRCRQLLYEFGGPELLLDTPAGILPLSEMLPQAFGPGHLSA; this comes from the coding sequence ATGAGCCACGCGTACGCCCCCTACTCCGGCTACCCCGTCGGGGTCGCCGCCCTGGTCGACGACGGGCGAACGATCAGCGGCTGCAACGTCGAGAACGCCTCGTACGGCCTGTCCCTGTGCGCCGAGTGCGGGCTGGTCTCGGAGTTGCAGCGCTCCGGTGGCGGCCGGCTCACGCACTTCACCTGCGTGGACGGCCGGGGCGCACTCCTCGTCCCGTGCGGTCGCTGCCGCCAGCTGCTGTACGAGTTCGGCGGGCCGGAGCTGCTGCTGGACACCCCGGCGGGCATCCTGCCGCTGTCGGAGATGCTGCCCCAGGCCTTCGGGCCGGGGCACCTCTCCGCGTAA
- a CDS encoding Uma2 family endonuclease yields MSALTVDHAAASGHEWDDLVRIWQETDAPEGCKVEIIEGIVTVAPPSSNAHNDIADLVQRSLYEVIPKEWGIYQTLGTAVPSRDGLYIPDIAVAPRQALRAEKRNYVAAEAAELIVEITSRSNASHDRIKKAAGYAQAGVPLYLLIDSWAPGGPTITLYGEPRSAVYRVLHAGKFGVTVPLPKPFALDLDTSDFPNG; encoded by the coding sequence CTGAGCGCACTCACCGTCGACCATGCGGCGGCCAGTGGCCACGAGTGGGACGACCTTGTCCGGATCTGGCAGGAGACGGACGCACCCGAGGGCTGCAAGGTGGAGATCATCGAAGGGATCGTCACCGTGGCACCGCCGTCGTCCAATGCCCACAACGACATCGCCGACCTTGTGCAGCGCAGTCTGTACGAGGTGATCCCCAAGGAATGGGGCATTTACCAGACGCTGGGCACAGCTGTTCCGTCTCGTGACGGGCTGTACATCCCGGACATCGCCGTGGCGCCGAGGCAGGCCCTGCGCGCCGAGAAGCGCAACTACGTGGCGGCGGAGGCGGCCGAGCTCATCGTGGAGATCACCTCCAGGTCGAACGCGAGCCATGACCGGATCAAGAAGGCTGCAGGCTACGCCCAGGCCGGGGTACCCCTGTATCTCCTCATCGACAGCTGGGCACCCGGAGGGCCCACCATCACGCTGTACGGCGAGCCTCGGAGCGCCGTCTACCGAGTGCTGCACGCCGGCAAGTTCGGCGTCACCGTTCCGCTGCCCAAGCCCTTCGCCCTCGACCTGGACACGAGCGACTTTCCCAACGGATGA
- a CDS encoding BMP family lipoprotein, which yields MRRVSRIAVAGAATASLALVLSACGGTSTDSSSAESQGDKGLAIAYDVGGKGDQSFNDAAYAGLERAKNEFKYETADIEPTEGETDADKAQRLASLAKQGYNPVIGVGYAYAPAVEEVAAKYPDTTFGIVDDSQVQADNVADLVFSEEEASYLAGVAAAKSTKTDVVGFVGGVDIPLIHKFQAGFEQGVKDTDPKVKVLSQYLTQTAEEGGFSSPDKGKTAAEGQIEKKADVVYAAAGLSGQGVIEAAAANKVWAIGVDSDQYKQEALAKYKDSILTSATKDVAKAVYNLAKSVEDGKPETGIVRGDLKTGEVGLADSNPKFADDAELQEAIEAAKEKIINGEIKVKSS from the coding sequence ATGCGCCGGGTTTCCCGCATAGCGGTCGCAGGCGCAGCGACCGCATCCCTCGCCCTCGTCCTCTCCGCCTGCGGCGGCACCTCCACCGACAGCTCGTCCGCCGAGTCGCAGGGCGACAAGGGCCTCGCCATCGCCTACGACGTCGGCGGCAAGGGCGACCAGTCCTTCAACGACGCCGCCTACGCGGGCCTGGAGCGGGCGAAGAACGAGTTCAAGTATGAGACGGCCGACATCGAGCCCACCGAGGGCGAGACGGACGCCGACAAGGCGCAGCGCCTGGCCTCGCTGGCGAAGCAGGGCTACAACCCGGTGATCGGCGTCGGCTACGCGTACGCGCCGGCCGTCGAGGAGGTCGCGGCCAAGTACCCCGACACCACCTTCGGCATCGTCGACGACTCCCAGGTCCAGGCCGACAACGTGGCCGACCTGGTCTTCTCCGAGGAGGAGGCCTCGTACCTGGCCGGTGTGGCCGCCGCCAAGAGCACCAAGACCGACGTCGTCGGCTTCGTGGGCGGCGTGGACATCCCGCTGATCCACAAGTTCCAGGCGGGCTTCGAGCAGGGCGTCAAGGACACCGACCCGAAGGTCAAGGTCCTCTCCCAGTACCTGACGCAGACCGCCGAGGAGGGTGGCTTCTCCAGCCCCGACAAGGGCAAGACGGCCGCCGAGGGCCAGATCGAGAAGAAGGCCGACGTCGTCTACGCGGCGGCCGGTCTGTCCGGTCAGGGCGTGATCGAGGCCGCCGCCGCCAACAAGGTGTGGGCGATCGGCGTCGACTCCGACCAGTACAAGCAGGAAGCCCTCGCCAAGTACAAGGACAGCATCCTCACCTCCGCCACGAAGGACGTCGCCAAGGCCGTCTACAACCTTGCGAAGTCGGTGGAGGACGGCAAGCCGGAGACCGGTATCGTCAGGGGCGATCTGAAGACCGGTGAGGTGGGCCTCGCGGACTCGAACCCGAAGTTCGCGGACGACGCCGAGCTCCAGGAAGCCATCGAAGCGGCGAAGGAGAAGATCATCAACGGCGAGATCAAGGTCAAGAGCAGCTGA
- a CDS encoding ABC transporter ATP-binding protein has product MCAINASSSPPAGAAVHGQATAVELAGITKRFPGVVANHDIHLSVRKGTVHALVGENGAGKSTLMKILYGMQKPDEGTISLDGEQVTLHSPADAIARGIGMVHQHFMLADNLTVLENVVLGSEKLYGIGAKARRRIQEISDRYGLGVRPDVLVEELGVAARQRVEILKVLYRGATTLILDEPTAVLVPQEVDALFANLRELKSEGLSVIFISHKLGEVLSVADEITVIRRGTTVGTAVPAETTPRQLAEMMVGSELPTPETAESTVTDRPVLGVDKLRLEAPGGKAILDDITFTIHAGEVLGIAGVEGNGQTELVDALIGLKHADSGTITLAGEEVTAWPTRKRREQGVGYIPEDRHRHGLLLEAPLWENRILGHVTEKPNAKGVWLDPKAAQEDTRRIVEAYDVRTPGIDVTAASLSGGNQQKLIVGREMSHKPRFLIAAHPTRGVDVGAQAAIWDHIRQARREGLAVLLISADLDELIGLSDTLRVIYNGRLVADADPATITPEELGSAMTGAATGHLEHEETPEIRKSPEAGEDEAR; this is encoded by the coding sequence GTGTGCGCCATCAACGCGTCCAGCAGCCCTCCGGCCGGAGCGGCGGTCCACGGTCAGGCGACCGCCGTCGAACTCGCCGGGATCACCAAGCGTTTCCCGGGCGTCGTGGCCAACCACGACATCCACCTCAGCGTCCGCAAGGGCACCGTGCACGCGCTCGTCGGTGAGAACGGCGCCGGCAAGTCGACGCTGATGAAGATCCTCTACGGCATGCAGAAGCCGGACGAGGGAACCATCTCCCTCGACGGCGAGCAGGTCACCCTGCACAGCCCGGCCGACGCCATCGCGCGTGGCATCGGCATGGTGCACCAGCACTTCATGCTGGCCGACAACCTCACCGTGCTGGAGAACGTGGTCCTCGGCAGCGAGAAGCTGTACGGCATCGGCGCCAAGGCCCGGCGCAGGATCCAGGAGATCTCCGACCGCTACGGCCTCGGCGTCCGCCCCGACGTCCTGGTCGAGGAGCTCGGCGTCGCCGCCCGCCAGCGCGTGGAGATCCTCAAGGTCCTCTACCGCGGCGCCACCACGCTGATCCTCGACGAGCCGACCGCCGTGCTCGTGCCGCAGGAGGTGGACGCGCTCTTCGCCAACCTGCGGGAGCTGAAGTCCGAGGGCCTGTCCGTCATCTTCATCTCGCACAAGCTGGGCGAGGTGCTCTCCGTCGCCGACGAGATCACCGTCATCCGCCGCGGCACGACGGTCGGCACGGCCGTCCCCGCCGAGACCACCCCGCGCCAGCTCGCCGAGATGATGGTCGGCAGCGAGCTGCCGACGCCGGAGACCGCCGAGTCCACGGTCACCGACCGTCCGGTGCTCGGCGTCGACAAGCTGCGCCTGGAGGCGCCCGGCGGCAAGGCGATCCTCGACGACATCACCTTCACCATCCACGCGGGCGAGGTCCTGGGCATCGCCGGCGTCGAGGGCAACGGCCAGACCGAGCTGGTCGACGCGCTGATCGGCCTCAAGCACGCCGACTCCGGCACGATCACGCTGGCCGGCGAGGAGGTCACCGCCTGGCCGACGCGCAAGCGCCGCGAGCAGGGCGTCGGCTACATCCCGGAGGACCGCCACCGCCACGGCCTGCTCCTGGAGGCCCCCCTCTGGGAGAACCGCATCCTCGGTCACGTCACCGAGAAGCCGAACGCCAAGGGCGTGTGGCTGGACCCGAAGGCCGCGCAGGAGGACACCCGCCGGATCGTCGAGGCGTACGACGTCCGCACCCCCGGCATCGACGTCACGGCCGCCTCGCTGTCCGGCGGCAACCAGCAGAAGCTGATCGTCGGCCGCGAGATGAGCCACAAGCCGCGCTTCCTCATCGCCGCGCACCCCACCCGCGGTGTGGACGTCGGCGCGCAGGCCGCGATCTGGGACCACATCCGGCAGGCCCGCCGCGAGGGCCTGGCCGTGCTGCTGATCTCCGCCGACCTCGACGAGCTGATCGGCCTGTCCGACACGCTCCGGGTGATCTACAACGGCCGGCTGGTCGCCGACGCAGACCCGGCCACCATCACCCCGGAGGAGCTGGGCTCCGCCATGACGGGTGCCGCCACCGGCCACCTGGAACACGAAGAGACCCCCGAGATCCGCAAGTCTCCCGAGGCTGGGGAAGACGAGGCCCGCTGA